The following coding sequences are from one Humulus lupulus chromosome X, drHumLupu1.1, whole genome shotgun sequence window:
- the LOC133803857 gene encoding outer envelope pore protein 24A, chloroplastic produces MKATFKGKYDSDKNGGATATFAFRAGDARLKASMTDATLVGGPSLNGLLLSLDKPGSFIIDYNVPKKDFRFQFMNTVKVAEKPLNLTYIHSRGDNRTILDGSLIFDSANKVSANYMFGTGNCKLKYTYIHGGVTSFEPTYDLVKNVWDFSVSQKVYGDDVFRASYHTTSKMLGLEWSRNSKINGSFKISASCDLGAEVKVPKLTAETTWDFEM; encoded by the exons ATGAAAGCAACCTTCAAGGGCAAGTACGACTCTGACAAAAATGGCGGCGCCACCGCAACTTTCGCCTTTCGAGCCGGCGATGCTAGGCTCAAAGCTTCCATGACCGACGCCACACTCGTTGGTGGTCCAAGCTTGAACGGCTTACTTCTTTCTCTCGATAAGCCTGGCTCCTTCATCATCGATTACAACGTCCCCAAAAAG GATTTTCGATTTCAGTTCATGAACACAGTTAAGGTTGCAGAGAAACCATTGAATTTGACTTACATTCATAGTAGAGGTGACAATAGGACTATATTGGATGGAAGCCTTATCTTTGATTCAGCGAATAAGGTTTCGGCTAATTACATGTTTGGTACGGGGAATTGCAAGTTGAAGTATACTTACATTCATGGCGGGGTGACATCATTTGAGCCAACCTATGATTTGGTCAAGAATGTTTGGGATTTTTCTGTGTCTCAGAAGGTTTATGGGGATGATGTGTTTCGGGCTTCGTACCATACAACAAGCAAGATGTTGGGGTTGGAATGGTCAAGGAATTCGAAGATAAATGGATCTTTCAAG ATTTCAGCATCATGCGATTTGGGCGCTGAAGTTAAGGTACCAAAATTAACTGCTGAGACCACATGGGATTTTGAGATGTGA